The Gemmatimonadales bacterium genome has a segment encoding these proteins:
- a CDS encoding response regulator, whose product MTRPKSILWVDDEVESLTSHILFLQEHGFTVETATHGDDAIVLLQRQNYGVVLLDEQMPGRRGLELFQSIRATDHALPVVMVTKSEEPETLKDAIGSEVSDYLVKPVNPRQILSVVTRLLDGDRIRQQRLSRDFATRFRELESRRAAPMGWREWVELVVELAEWEVRLGQADEPGLQDALRTLQDSLRADFARYVARHYSGWLHEAHRDRPPLSVDIGTEFLRPLLESHRRAMLVVVDCLRLDQWAMLRPLIARRFDIETAHYFSILPTATPFARNAIFSGLFPAEIAARYPQWWSDGGDEASLNGYEAELLGEQLRELTGRATPVRYEKVFTSADGDGLLKRLPAHLAQEGVTALVFNFIDQLTHGRTENSTLYEVARDTPSLRNLTRTWFERSPLWDALREAERRGVPVLLTTDHGSIHCHTPATVFAKRDTTSNLRYKFGDDLRAEDPEAALVVEDLPSFGLPAQLPTTRLLLATGDRFFVYPTKLREYQARYRGSFLHGGISPEEVVLPIALLHPRRG is encoded by the coding sequence ATGACCCGGCCCAAGAGCATTCTCTGGGTGGACGATGAGGTGGAGAGCCTCACGTCGCACATCCTGTTCCTGCAGGAGCACGGCTTCACGGTCGAGACTGCCACCCACGGCGACGACGCGATCGTTCTGCTCCAGCGGCAGAACTACGGCGTCGTGCTGCTCGACGAGCAGATGCCCGGCCGCCGCGGGCTCGAGCTGTTTCAGTCGATCCGCGCGACCGATCACGCGCTTCCCGTCGTCATGGTGACGAAGAGCGAGGAGCCTGAGACCCTCAAGGACGCGATCGGGTCCGAGGTCTCCGACTATCTCGTCAAGCCGGTCAACCCGCGCCAGATCCTCTCGGTCGTGACCCGCCTGCTCGACGGCGATCGCATTCGCCAGCAGCGGCTCTCCCGCGACTTCGCCACCCGCTTCCGCGAGCTCGAGTCCCGGCGCGCCGCACCGATGGGCTGGCGCGAGTGGGTCGAGTTGGTGGTCGAGCTGGCCGAATGGGAAGTGCGGCTCGGCCAGGCGGACGAGCCGGGCTTGCAGGACGCGCTGCGCACGCTGCAGGACAGTCTTCGCGCCGATTTCGCCCGGTACGTGGCGAGGCATTACTCCGGCTGGCTGCACGAGGCCCACCGCGACCGGCCGCCGCTTTCGGTCGACATCGGCACCGAGTTTCTCCGCCCGCTCCTCGAGAGCCATCGGCGCGCCATGCTCGTCGTGGTCGACTGCCTCCGCCTGGATCAATGGGCGATGCTCCGGCCGCTCATCGCCCGCCGGTTCGACATCGAGACGGCGCACTACTTCTCGATCCTGCCGACCGCGACGCCGTTCGCGCGGAACGCCATCTTCAGCGGGCTCTTTCCGGCGGAGATCGCCGCGCGCTATCCGCAGTGGTGGAGCGACGGCGGCGACGAGGCGAGCCTCAACGGCTACGAGGCCGAGCTGCTCGGCGAGCAGCTCCGCGAGCTCACCGGCCGCGCCACGCCGGTGCGCTACGAGAAAGTCTTCACCTCAGCCGACGGCGACGGGCTGCTCAAGCGGCTGCCCGCGCACCTGGCGCAGGAGGGCGTCACCGCGCTGGTCTTCAACTTTATCGACCAGCTCACCCATGGCCGCACCGAGAACTCCACGCTGTACGAGGTGGCGCGCGATACGCCTTCGCTCCGCAACCTCACCCGCACCTGGTTCGAGCGCTCGCCGCTCTGGGACGCGCTGCGCGAGGCGGAGCGGCGCGGGGTGCCGGTGTTGCTCACGACGGATCACGGCTCGATCCACTGCCACACGCCGGCCACGGTCTTCGCCAAGCGCGACACGACCTCGAACCTGCGCTACAAGTTCGGCGACGATCTCCGGGCCGAGGATCCCGAGGCCGCGCTCGTGGTCGAGGACCTGCCGAGTTTCGGCCTCCCGGCGCAGCTTCCGACCACGCGGCTCCTGCTCGCCACCGGCGACCGCTTCTTCGTCTACCCGACCAAGCTCAGAGAGTACCAGGCCCGCTACCGGGGATCGTTCCTCCACGGCGGCATCTCACCCGAAGAAGTAGTGCTGCCGATCGCGCTGCTGCATCCGAGGCGCGGGTAG
- a CDS encoding glycosyltransferase — translation MAASRCNATVLLVAAFAADTLAHPQLHRRALARLGCRVVALDLDRGPGWVGRLIGRTTLQHRLGCALARHAPDLVLVLDAPAVPAETVASLRRASHAKWICWVSDELDGARLAALVAAAPAFDAVFVAGMDAAEMLDEVGLPRAGYLPAGCDPSVHRPLTARDRFRANVVFAGHATARRERLLGQLTEFGLAVWGPGWRRTPLRDYCRGERLSLPDYVRAYAGASVGVNIHRDEDRPGAGCNRRLFELAAIGVPQVCDARSDLCRHFEPGAEVLVYHDEGELKALVRETLHDPAAAGQLAAAARRRALEQHTLMHRMAALLDTALLSHAV, via the coding sequence GTGGCGGCGTCCCGATGCAACGCGACCGTCCTCCTGGTGGCGGCCTTTGCCGCGGATACGCTGGCCCATCCGCAGCTCCATCGGCGCGCGCTCGCGCGGCTGGGCTGCAGGGTGGTGGCGCTCGACCTGGACCGCGGGCCCGGTTGGGTGGGCCGGCTCATCGGGCGCACCACGCTCCAGCACCGGCTCGGTTGCGCGCTCGCCCGCCACGCACCCGATCTCGTGCTCGTGCTCGACGCGCCGGCAGTGCCGGCCGAGACGGTCGCGAGCCTCCGGCGCGCGTCGCATGCGAAGTGGATCTGCTGGGTCTCGGACGAATTGGACGGCGCCCGGCTCGCCGCGCTCGTGGCGGCAGCGCCGGCCTTCGACGCCGTCTTCGTCGCCGGGATGGACGCGGCCGAAATGCTGGACGAGGTTGGCCTGCCGCGCGCCGGCTATCTCCCCGCCGGCTGCGATCCCTCGGTCCATCGGCCGCTCACCGCGCGCGACCGCTTCCGCGCCAACGTCGTCTTTGCCGGCCATGCGACGGCGCGGCGCGAGCGGCTGCTCGGTCAGCTCACCGAATTCGGCCTCGCCGTGTGGGGGCCGGGCTGGCGCCGCACGCCGCTCCGCGACTACTGCCGCGGCGAGCGGCTGAGCCTTCCGGACTACGTCCGGGCGTACGCCGGCGCGTCGGTCGGCGTCAACATCCACCGCGACGAGGATCGGCCGGGCGCCGGCTGCAACCGCCGCCTGTTCGAGCTGGCCGCCATCGGCGTGCCCCAGGTGTGCGATGCCAGGTCCGATCTCTGCCGTCACTTCGAGCCGGGCGCCGAGGTGCTGGTCTATCACGACGAGGGTGAGCTCAAGGCGCTCGTGCGCGAGACGCTGCACGATCCGGCCGCCGCCGGGCAGCTCGCCGCCGCCGCGCGGCGCCGCGCCCTCGAGCAGCATACGCTGATGCATCGCATGGCGGCGCTCCTCGATACGGCGCTCCTGAGCCATGCCGTCTGA
- a CDS encoding glycosyltransferase family 4 protein has product MPSDLLLTHAFPPMGGGLARWMAEVARRYPAPGIVVSTGADPESQDVDATFPGDIDRLPLPPKQMRTLQGLLLWSRRAAVLARSHHTRFIWCGDIHHAGYPAKWTLERVGTPYGILVHGTDLLLLQHEIHRSALTRRTAAALLGAASVLVAVSEWIRGHCLTVLRELELDASADRVRFVPLGSDPDFFRPGVPTDAVRERYGLGDGRWILSLTQLAPDRGLDIVLRALTELNDTEADVRYAIVGTGEGRRELEALIAELGLGGRVRLLGGVPDADLPALYNLARVYVGVSGKSALSVEGFGIALAEAASSGRPVVAARSGGLPEAVQDGHTGLLVDAEHPEEVAEAIRRLLRDPGLADRFGAAGRREIERYYNWDRVAVDLAGIAASVTSEAGGEQPAPRDLERI; this is encoded by the coding sequence ATGCCGTCTGATCTGCTCCTCACCCACGCGTTCCCGCCGATGGGCGGCGGCCTCGCGCGCTGGATGGCGGAGGTGGCTCGGCGCTATCCCGCACCGGGCATCGTGGTCTCGACCGGTGCCGATCCCGAGAGCCAGGACGTGGACGCCACGTTTCCCGGCGACATCGATCGCCTGCCGCTGCCGCCCAAGCAGATGCGGACGCTACAGGGCCTGCTGCTCTGGTCTCGCCGCGCCGCGGTGCTCGCGCGGAGCCACCACACGCGGTTCATCTGGTGCGGCGACATTCACCACGCCGGCTACCCCGCCAAATGGACGCTCGAGCGCGTGGGAACGCCCTACGGCATCCTGGTCCACGGCACCGACCTCCTGCTCTTACAACATGAGATCCACCGCTCGGCCCTCACGCGCCGCACCGCGGCGGCGCTGCTTGGTGCGGCGAGCGTGCTCGTCGCCGTAAGCGAGTGGATCCGCGGCCACTGCCTCACGGTGCTGCGCGAGCTCGAGCTCGACGCGTCCGCCGACCGGGTGCGCTTCGTGCCGCTGGGCAGCGATCCCGACTTCTTCCGGCCCGGTGTTCCGACCGACGCCGTGCGCGAGCGCTACGGACTCGGCGACGGGCGCTGGATCCTCTCGCTCACGCAACTGGCGCCCGATCGGGGCCTCGACATCGTGCTGCGCGCGCTCACCGAGCTGAACGACACCGAAGCCGACGTGCGCTACGCCATCGTCGGCACGGGCGAGGGCCGGCGCGAGCTCGAGGCGCTCATCGCCGAGCTCGGCCTCGGCGGCCGCGTGCGCCTCCTGGGCGGCGTGCCCGACGCCGACCTTCCGGCGCTCTACAACCTGGCGCGGGTATACGTCGGCGTCTCCGGCAAGTCGGCGCTCAGCGTGGAAGGGTTCGGCATCGCGCTCGCCGAGGCGGCGAGCTCGGGGCGCCCCGTCGTGGCGGCGCGGAGTGGCGGGCTGCCGGAGGCGGTGCAGGACGGGCACACGGGACTGCTGGTGGATGCCGAGCATCCGGAAGAAGTGGCGGAGGCAATCCGGCGCCTGCTGCGCGATCCGGGTCTGGCCGACCGGTTCGGCGCCGCCGGGCGGCGGGAGATCGAGCGCTACTACAACTGGGACAGGGTGGCGGTGGATCTGGCCGGCATCGCGGCGAGCGTCACTTCGGAGGCGGGCGGGGAGCAGCCGGCGCCACGCGACCTCGAGCGGATCTGA
- a CDS encoding patatin-like phospholipase family protein, which produces MRAQGYVANISRGKQVGQITPFTLVLSGGGMKGLAHVGVFQALDERGLTPALVVGSSMGSLVGAAWACGIPTDEMRARALAVQRRHVFKVAHADMALRRMLSPAVYRREPLEMLIAELVGECNLRDVRRRLLINTVDINSGAQVAWGVPGFDDAPLADVVFASCALPGIFPPREIRGRWYVDGAVLENLPVRVAAAAASWPILAVNVAATSVRRADIEKQGFAATYIRGLEIVMQTQIEATLRHWKGPPLVLVQPPVEDISMFAFDRTAELLDAGYAATLDALDRLGCRLDQLGPGLHPTRWVRVQVDETRCVGCGVCAAQAPTVFRLGRRGKAHVLAPVQQWSPLDEACVQGCPSGAITLDPAEPATAA; this is translated from the coding sequence ATGCGAGCGCAAGGTTACGTGGCCAATATCTCCCGAGGCAAGCAGGTGGGGCAGATCACGCCGTTCACACTTGTGTTGAGTGGCGGGGGTATGAAGGGCCTCGCTCACGTCGGCGTGTTTCAGGCGCTCGACGAGCGGGGGCTCACGCCGGCGCTCGTGGTCGGCTCGAGCATGGGGTCGCTGGTGGGCGCGGCATGGGCCTGCGGGATCCCCACCGACGAGATGCGCGCGCGGGCGCTCGCGGTGCAGCGGCGCCACGTGTTCAAGGTAGCGCACGCCGACATGGCGCTCCGCCGCATGCTCTCGCCCGCCGTGTACCGCCGCGAGCCGCTCGAGATGCTGATCGCCGAGCTGGTGGGCGAGTGCAATCTCCGCGATGTCCGCCGCCGTCTTCTCATCAACACCGTCGACATCAACTCGGGCGCCCAGGTCGCGTGGGGGGTGCCCGGATTCGACGATGCACCGCTCGCCGACGTGGTGTTCGCCTCCTGCGCGCTTCCCGGCATCTTTCCGCCCCGCGAGATCCGCGGACGCTGGTACGTGGACGGCGCGGTGCTCGAGAACCTTCCGGTGCGCGTCGCAGCAGCCGCGGCCTCGTGGCCCATCCTTGCGGTGAACGTGGCGGCGACGAGCGTGCGCCGGGCCGACATCGAGAAGCAGGGTTTCGCCGCGACCTACATCCGCGGGCTCGAGATCGTGATGCAAACCCAGATCGAGGCGACGCTGCGCCACTGGAAGGGCCCCCCGCTGGTGCTGGTGCAACCGCCGGTGGAAGACATCTCCATGTTCGCCTTCGACCGCACGGCCGAGCTGCTCGACGCGGGTTACGCCGCTACGCTCGATGCGCTCGACCGCCTCGGCTGCCGGCTCGACCAGCTCGGGCCCGGCCTGCACCCGACCCGCTGGGTGCGCGTGCAGGTGGACGAGACGCGGTGCGTGGGATGCGGCGTCTGCGCCGCTCAGGCGCCGACCGTTTTTCGCCTGGGCCGCCGGGGCAAGGCACACGTGCTGGCGCCGGTGCAGCAGTGGTCGCCGCTCGACGAGGCGTGCGTGCAGGGGTGTCCAAGCGGCGCCATCACGCTCGATCCCGCGGAGCCGGCCACGGCGGCGTAG
- a CDS encoding ABC transporter permease — protein sequence MPTLAVIPVKNEAPEAPAPEATPRAGLPIGPAAVLLDRWRRDRFFRLGAVLVAVVVMAAAFAPWLAPHDPIHGDLRDAYLLHPSLHYLLGTDSEGRDVLSRVLYGARLSLAVGVISQAVAVTLGVLLGLVAGFYGRWVDALIMRLADITLAFPTLLLLIAVAAAVRPSLPLVFVVIGVVGWAGMARIVRGQVLVLRGAEYVTAARALGARDRRVLWRHLLPNVQAQVIIAATLGAAGAIMAEAALSFVGLGAQPPTPSWGAMVADGRDLLRVAPWVSFAPGIAIGMAVLGFNLVGDALREAFDPRL from the coding sequence ATGCCGACACTTGCAGTGATCCCGGTCAAGAACGAAGCTCCCGAGGCGCCGGCTCCGGAGGCCACGCCCCGCGCCGGACTACCCATCGGCCCGGCCGCGGTGCTGCTCGATCGCTGGCGGCGCGACCGGTTTTTCCGCCTTGGCGCCGTGCTCGTGGCCGTGGTGGTGATGGCCGCCGCCTTCGCACCGTGGCTCGCGCCACACGATCCGATCCACGGCGACCTGCGCGACGCGTACCTCCTGCATCCGAGCCTCCACTACCTCCTCGGCACCGACTCGGAGGGGCGCGACGTGCTGAGCCGCGTCCTCTATGGAGCGCGGCTGTCGCTCGCCGTGGGCGTCATTTCGCAGGCGGTGGCGGTGACGCTGGGCGTGTTGCTCGGACTCGTCGCCGGCTTCTACGGCCGGTGGGTCGATGCGCTCATCATGCGGCTCGCCGACATCACGCTCGCCTTTCCCACGCTGCTCCTGCTCATCGCGGTGGCGGCCGCGGTGCGGCCGTCGCTGCCGCTCGTGTTCGTCGTCATCGGCGTCGTGGGCTGGGCCGGGATGGCGCGCATCGTCCGCGGCCAGGTGCTCGTGCTCCGGGGCGCCGAGTACGTCACGGCGGCGCGGGCGCTCGGCGCGCGCGACCGGCGGGTCCTCTGGCGCCATCTCTTGCCCAACGTGCAGGCGCAGGTCATCATCGCCGCCACCCTCGGCGCGGCCGGCGCCATCATGGCCGAGGCGGCGCTCTCGTTCGTCGGGCTCGGCGCGCAGCCGCCGACGCCGAGCTGGGGCGCCATGGTGGCTGACGGGCGCGACCTGCTGCGGGTGGCGCCGTGGGTCTCGTTCGCGCCCGGCATCGCGATCGGCATGGCGGTGCTCGGGTTCAATCTCGTGGGCGATGCGCTCCGGGAGGCGTTCGATCCCCGGCTTTGA
- a CDS encoding aminotransferase class V-fold PLP-dependent enzyme, with protein sequence MGRLRAEEFPWTAEAIYLNAAGIGPLPERTRRVGEEWARMKAAPHQLPDRLLYATLTDARRLAARLINAEPDEIALATNTSYGLNLAARALPLGPGDIVLASDREFPANVYPWMALRDRGVAFELAPTTAEGWPDEDALVARIADPRVRVLAVSLTQFANGYTVDLARLSAAARETETFLVVDAIQGVGQLPVDVRAMPVDVLSCGAQKWLLSPWGSGFVYVRRELIAALPPADVGWLAFEGTDDFTRLTGYDTRLRANARRYELVTLPFQDFAGMNASLGLLLELGIDEIRRHLARVCDPILEWAARRGMRLTSPCGPRDPHGSAILCIELPDIAAAHQALRAAGVTATVREGAIRLSPHVYNTPEELARVADVLDRAR encoded by the coding sequence GTGGGCCGCCTTCGGGCGGAAGAATTTCCCTGGACCGCCGAGGCGATCTACCTGAACGCCGCCGGCATCGGCCCGCTGCCGGAGCGCACCCGCCGCGTGGGCGAAGAGTGGGCGCGGATGAAGGCGGCGCCGCACCAGCTCCCGGACCGATTGCTCTACGCCACGCTGACCGACGCGCGCCGGCTGGCCGCGCGGCTCATCAACGCGGAGCCCGATGAGATCGCGCTCGCCACCAACACGAGCTACGGGCTCAACCTCGCCGCCCGCGCGCTCCCGCTCGGCCCCGGCGACATCGTGCTCGCGAGCGACCGCGAATTTCCCGCCAACGTGTATCCCTGGATGGCGCTCCGGGACCGCGGCGTCGCGTTCGAGCTGGCGCCGACGACGGCCGAGGGATGGCCGGACGAGGACGCGCTCGTCGCGCGCATCGCGGACCCGCGTGTGCGGGTGCTCGCGGTGTCGCTCACCCAGTTCGCCAACGGCTACACGGTGGACCTGGCGCGGCTTTCCGCGGCAGCGCGGGAGACGGAGACCTTTCTCGTGGTCGACGCGATCCAGGGCGTGGGCCAGCTTCCGGTCGACGTGCGCGCCATGCCCGTGGATGTGCTCTCCTGCGGGGCGCAGAAGTGGCTGCTCTCCCCCTGGGGCTCGGGCTTCGTGTACGTGCGGCGCGAGCTCATCGCGGCGCTCCCGCCCGCCGATGTGGGTTGGCTCGCCTTCGAGGGCACCGACGATTTCACGCGGCTCACCGGATACGACACCCGCCTGCGCGCCAACGCGCGGCGGTACGAGCTGGTGACGCTTCCGTTCCAGGACTTTGCCGGAATGAATGCGTCGCTCGGCCTGCTGCTCGAGCTTGGGATCGACGAAATCCGCCGCCACCTGGCCCGCGTGTGTGACCCGATTCTCGAGTGGGCGGCGCGGCGCGGTATGCGGCTCACCTCGCCCTGCGGTCCACGCGATCCGCACGGGTCCGCCATTCTCTGCATCGAGCTGCCGGACATCGCCGCCGCGCACCAGGCGCTTCGCGCGGCGGGTGTGACCGCCACGGTACGCGAGGGCGCCATCCGCCTGAGCCCCCACGTCTACAACACTCCCGAGGAGCTGGCCCGCGTCGCGGACGTGCTGGACCGCGCGCGCTGA
- a CDS encoding helicase HerA-like domain-containing protein, protein MAQSFTDMLRDGYGFTDPSVILGAAVDGQHTYPEPKIKIPLGMMNRHGLIAGATGTGKTKTLQFLAEQLSAAGVPVFAADIKGDLSGIAVPGEANDKIAARAKDVGYDWKPKGIPTEFVSLSGKLGVQLRATVSSFGPILLAKVLSLNETQSSVLAMVFKYADDKGLPLLDLPDLRALLQFLTSDEGKPELAQYGGMSTASVGVLLRSMVELETQGADQFFGEPEFDVKECLQTTSDGRGVVTCLELADVQDKPKLYSTFLMWLLAELYHNLPEAGDLPRPKLVFFFDEAHLLFDDASKAFLEQVEQVVRLIRSKGVGVYFVTQTPKDVPDSVLAQLGNRVQHALRAHTPNDEAALRATVRTFPKTGFYDLEETLTSLGIGEAVVTALDPRGVPTPVVAARFIPPESRMGPLTPDELQADVRQSPLLATYGKAVDRESAREMLAKRMQQTEPAGDGAGGGTAQPAKSGRAAKTIAQVAGGALVGALTSSFGRTVGREVVRGIFGMLGAKPSSGSRRSRW, encoded by the coding sequence ATGGCGCAATCCTTCACCGATATGCTGCGCGACGGCTACGGCTTCACCGACCCTTCGGTGATCCTCGGCGCGGCCGTCGACGGCCAGCACACCTATCCCGAGCCCAAGATCAAGATCCCGCTCGGTATGATGAACCGGCACGGGCTAATCGCCGGCGCCACCGGCACCGGCAAGACCAAGACGCTCCAATTTCTCGCCGAGCAGCTCTCGGCGGCTGGCGTGCCGGTGTTCGCCGCCGACATCAAGGGCGATCTCTCCGGCATCGCGGTGCCGGGCGAGGCGAACGACAAGATCGCCGCCCGCGCAAAGGACGTGGGTTATGACTGGAAACCCAAGGGCATCCCGACCGAATTCGTGAGCCTGAGCGGCAAGCTCGGCGTGCAGCTCCGCGCCACGGTCAGCTCGTTCGGTCCGATTCTCCTGGCCAAGGTGCTCTCGCTCAACGAGACCCAGTCGAGCGTGCTGGCGATGGTTTTCAAGTACGCAGACGACAAGGGACTGCCGCTGCTCGATCTGCCGGACCTGCGCGCCCTGCTCCAGTTCCTCACCTCGGACGAAGGCAAACCGGAGCTCGCCCAGTACGGCGGGATGTCGACCGCGTCCGTCGGTGTGCTGCTCCGTAGCATGGTGGAGCTCGAAACCCAGGGAGCCGATCAGTTCTTCGGCGAGCCGGAGTTCGACGTGAAGGAGTGCCTGCAGACGACGTCGGACGGGCGCGGCGTCGTCACCTGCCTCGAGCTGGCCGACGTGCAGGATAAGCCGAAGCTCTACTCGACATTTCTCATGTGGCTCCTGGCCGAGCTGTACCATAACCTGCCCGAGGCGGGGGACCTGCCCAGGCCGAAGCTGGTGTTCTTCTTCGACGAGGCGCACCTGCTCTTCGACGACGCCTCGAAGGCGTTCCTGGAGCAGGTGGAGCAGGTGGTGCGGCTCATTCGCTCGAAGGGTGTGGGCGTCTATTTCGTCACCCAGACGCCCAAGGACGTGCCGGACTCGGTGCTGGCGCAACTGGGCAACCGGGTGCAGCACGCGCTCCGGGCGCACACGCCGAACGACGAGGCCGCGCTCCGCGCCACGGTGCGCACGTTTCCCAAGACCGGCTTCTACGATCTCGAGGAAACGCTTACATCGCTCGGCATCGGCGAGGCGGTGGTGACCGCGCTCGATCCGCGCGGCGTTCCGACGCCGGTCGTGGCCGCCCGATTCATTCCGCCCGAGTCGCGCATGGGGCCGCTCACGCCGGACGAGCTGCAGGCCGACGTGCGGCAGTCGCCGCTGCTCGCGACGTACGGGAAGGCGGTGGACCGGGAGAGCGCGCGCGAGATGCTGGCGAAGCGGATGCAGCAGACCGAGCCGGCGGGCGACGGGGCGGGTGGCGGCACCGCGCAACCCGCCAAGAGCGGACGAGCTGCCAAGACGATTGCGCAGGTGGCGGGCGGCGCGCTGGTCGGCGCGCTTACGTCGTCCTTCGGGCGGACCGTCGGGCGCGAAGTGGTGCGCGGAATCTTCGGGATGCTCGGCGCCAAGCCAAGCTCGGGGAGTCGGCGCAGCCGCTGGTAG
- the tyrS gene encoding tyrosine--tRNA ligase — protein sequence MPDLFQIYQTRGFVHDATPGLAERLRQGPITAYVGFDPTADSLHVGSLVPVMGLAWLQRAGGTPIALVGGGTGMVGDPSGKRSERPVLPLDAIDANAAAIRAQLGRFLEFRAPATGARGAEAAANAAIMRNNADWLRPLGLMQFLRDVGKHFTLSYMLQKESVRSRLETGISYTEFSYMLIQAFDFWHLFRAEGCELQMGGSDQWGNITAGIELIARREQRAAHGLVFPLITTAAGTKFGKSEEGNVWLDPAKTSPYKFYQFWLNTDDRDVERYLKLFTFLPVDEIAAVMNDQAADPARRPGQRRLAFAVTELVHGADEAARARDASTALFGGGSDGALAAIAENSDMPAVTIARARLGEGMALVDALVLAGLAASKGEARRGVQGRGYYLNGEPIADANLRLTADDFGGRGFVLLRKGKKNYVKLVLS from the coding sequence GTGCCCGATCTCTTCCAGATCTATCAGACCCGCGGCTTCGTGCATGACGCGACGCCCGGCCTTGCCGAGCGGCTCCGGCAGGGGCCGATCACGGCCTACGTGGGCTTCGACCCGACGGCGGATTCACTTCACGTCGGGAGCCTCGTGCCCGTGATGGGGCTCGCCTGGCTTCAGCGCGCCGGCGGCACTCCCATCGCGCTCGTGGGCGGCGGCACCGGCATGGTGGGCGATCCGAGCGGCAAGCGGAGCGAGCGGCCCGTGCTGCCGCTCGATGCGATCGACGCCAACGCCGCGGCCATCCGCGCGCAGCTCGGCCGCTTCCTCGAGTTCCGCGCGCCCGCGACCGGCGCCCGCGGTGCCGAAGCGGCGGCAAATGCGGCGATCATGCGCAACAACGCGGACTGGCTCCGGCCCCTCGGCCTCATGCAGTTCCTCCGCGACGTGGGCAAGCACTTCACCCTGAGCTACATGCTGCAGAAGGAGTCGGTGCGGAGCCGGCTCGAGACCGGTATTTCGTACACCGAGTTCAGCTACATGCTGATCCAGGCGTTCGACTTCTGGCACCTGTTCCGCGCGGAAGGCTGCGAGCTGCAGATGGGCGGGAGCGACCAGTGGGGCAACATCACGGCCGGGATCGAGCTGATCGCGCGGCGGGAGCAGCGCGCCGCGCACGGGCTCGTGTTCCCGCTCATCACGACGGCGGCAGGGACCAAGTTCGGCAAGAGCGAGGAGGGCAACGTCTGGCTCGACCCGGCCAAGACGAGCCCGTACAAGTTCTACCAGTTCTGGCTCAACACCGACGACCGTGACGTCGAGCGCTATCTCAAGCTGTTCACGTTTCTGCCGGTCGACGAGATCGCCGCGGTCATGAACGATCAGGCTGCCGATCCGGCCCGCAGGCCGGGTCAGCGGCGGCTCGCGTTTGCGGTGACCGAGCTGGTGCACGGCGCCGACGAGGCGGCGCGGGCCCGCGACGCGAGCACGGCGCTTTTCGGCGGCGGGAGCGACGGTGCGCTCGCCGCGATCGCCGAGAACAGCGACATGCCGGCGGTGACGATCGCGCGCGCGCGATTGGGGGAAGGGATGGCGCTGGTCGACGCGCTGGTGCTCGCGGGCCTTGCCGCATCGAAGGGCGAGGCCCGGCGCGGCGTCCAGGGCCGCGGCTACTATCTCAACGGCGAGCCGATCGCCGACGCCAACCTTCGCCTCACGGCCGACGACTTCGGCGGCCGCGGGTTCGTGCTGCTGCGGAAGGGCAAGAAGAATTACGTAAAGCTCGTCCTGAGTTGA